A single genomic interval of Scatophagus argus isolate fScaArg1 chromosome 22, fScaArg1.pri, whole genome shotgun sequence harbors:
- the cald1a gene encoding caldesmon 1a isoform X4, translating to MEEMDFERRRELRRQKREEMRLEAERLARNDDDEEEAARERRRRARQERLMSRESEEPSGQPDSVVMTNSHSVTETVSRSYGGDEDDQALQERMAKREERRQRRMKEALERQRQLDPTVTQDSDSVTTEKNNAEEERPSSWRRGRYRDNEDEEEKTEMYSSRREEKEPEESREEEEEAAPEGGEEAQEGVEEEEEQEVEVEEKPIKSYLREQVSERGRAREEREERGKQNGNGGLYEEEAAPIQHRKPERTLSRGSVRSPEASAGDDQDDAARLEAERKLEELKRRRDDAESEEFERMRQRQQEAEAELEELKRKREERRKVLEEEERQKKQEEAERKTREEEEKRKMKEEIERRRAEAAEKRQKVEDTVDGEERPFKCVSPRGSSLKIGERAEFLNRSAQKSTVKTSHSPVVSKIDNRLEQYTSAAQRENRESRSPRSGAVDLPMVTDSIRSIKSMWEKGNVFSSPGSGGSTFKEAAVMKTGVAGRINDWLNKTPESSKTPGGRPADLKPVDVTNKRNLWENKGATPTKVTGGGETKSVANGMGH from the exons GTTGGCGaggaatgatgatgatgaggaggaggcggcCCGGGAGAGGAGGCGCAGGGCACGCCAGGAGAGGCTGATGAGCAGGGAGAGTGAGGAGCCCAGCGGTCAGCCAGACAGTGTGGTCATGACCAACAgccacag TGTGACAGAGACTGTGAGCAGGTCTtatggaggagatgaagatgaCCAAGCCCTGCAGGAGCGCATGGCCAAACGCGAGGAGAGACGGCAGAGACGCATGAAGGAGGCgctggagagacagaggcagctGGATCCCACAGTGACTCAGGACAGCGACAGCGTcaccacagagaaaaacaatgcagaagaggagaggccATCCTCCTGGCGTAGGGGTCGTTACCGTGAcaatgaggatgaagaggagaagacagagatgTACAGCtcgaggagagaggagaaggagccAGAGGAGtcaagagaggaggaggaagaggctgcTCCTGAGGGTGGAGAGGAAGCACAGGAGGGtgtagaggaagaggaggagcaggaagtggaAGTGGAAGAAAAACCAATAAAGTCTTACTTGAGAGAACAG GTGAGCGAGAGAGGCAGGGccagggaggagagggaggagcgGGGCAAGCAGAACGGGAACGGAGGCCTGTATGAGGAGGAGGCGGCTCCTATACAGCACAGGAAACCTGAGAGGACCCTCAG TCGCGGCAGCGTACGTTCCCCCGAGGCGTCCGCCGGTGACGACCAGGACGACGCCGCTCGCCTGGAGGCAGAGCGCAAACTAGAGGAGCTGAAGCGGCGCCGTGACGACGCGGAGAGCGAGGAGTTTGAGAGGATGAggcagaggcagcaggaggCCGAAGCcgagctggaggagctgaagaggaagagggaggagaggaggaaggtgctggaggaggaggagagacagaagaagcaggaggaagCCGAGAGAAAAACCCgagaggag gaggagaagaggaagatgaaggaggagatTGAAAGGAGGAGAGCGGAGGCAGctgagaagagacagaaggtgGAGGACACTGTGGACGGGGAGGAGAGACCCTTCAAGTGCGTCAGCCCTCGAGGCTCCTCTCTGAAG ATCGGAGAGAGAGCAGAGTTCCTGAACAGGTCGGCACAGAAAAG cacagtgaagaCGTCTCATTCTCCTGTGGTGTCCAAGATAGACAACAGGCTGGAGCAGTACACCTCGGCTGCTCAG agagagaacagggagTCTCGATCCCCACGCTCTGGAGCAGTGGATCTGCCCATGGTCACCGACAGCATACGAAGCATCAAGAGCATGTGGGAGAAAGGCAATGTGTTCAGCTCACCTGGAAGTGGGGGGAGTACGTTCAAG gaagcagctgtgATGAAGACAGGCGTGGCAGGCCGCATCAACGACTGGCTGAATAAAACCCCGGAGAGCAGCAAGACGCCAGGAGGAAGGCCAGCG gacCTTAAGCCTGTTGATGTCACCAACAAGAGGAATCTATGGGAAAACAAAGGCGCCACTCCAACCAAG GTGACAGGCGGAGGGGAGACCAAATCAGTCGCCAACG GTATGGGACACTAA
- the cald1a gene encoding caldesmon 1a isoform X1, with amino-acid sequence MEEMDFERRRELRRQKREEMRLEAERLARNDDDEEEAARERRRRARQERLMSRESEEPSGQPDSVVMTNSHSVTETVSRSYGGDEDDQALQERMAKREERRQRRMKEALERQRQLDPTVTQDSDSVTTEKNNAEEERPSSWRRGRYRDNEDEEEKTEMYSSRREEKEPEESREEEEEAAPEGGEEAQEGVEEEEEQEVEVEEKPIKSYLREQESTEEPKIQNKEPTEDPPNSVVSERSNQAKSTKDVVASEEAEEVPEDDHLDYKSMTLRNDTEEDNEVAEILHSEDNEVSERGRAREEREERGKQNGNGGLYEEEAAPIQHRKPERTLSRGSVRSPEASAGDDQDDAARLEAERKLEELKRRRDDAESEEFERMRQRQQEAEAELEELKRKREERRKVLEEEERQKKQEEAERKTREEEEKRKMKEEIERRRAEAAEKRQKVEDTVDGEERPFKCVSPRGSSLKIGERAEFLNRSAQKSTVKTSHSPVVSKIDNRLEQYTSAAQRENRESRSPRSGAVDLPMVTDSIRSIKSMWEKGNVFSSPGSGGSTFKEAAVMKTGVAGRINDWLNKTPESSKTPGGRPADLKPVDVTNKRNLWENKGATPTKVTGGGETKSVANGMGH; translated from the exons GTTGGCGaggaatgatgatgatgaggaggaggcggcCCGGGAGAGGAGGCGCAGGGCACGCCAGGAGAGGCTGATGAGCAGGGAGAGTGAGGAGCCCAGCGGTCAGCCAGACAGTGTGGTCATGACCAACAgccacag TGTGACAGAGACTGTGAGCAGGTCTtatggaggagatgaagatgaCCAAGCCCTGCAGGAGCGCATGGCCAAACGCGAGGAGAGACGGCAGAGACGCATGAAGGAGGCgctggagagacagaggcagctGGATCCCACAGTGACTCAGGACAGCGACAGCGTcaccacagagaaaaacaatgcagaagaggagaggccATCCTCCTGGCGTAGGGGTCGTTACCGTGAcaatgaggatgaagaggagaagacagagatgTACAGCtcgaggagagaggagaaggagccAGAGGAGtcaagagaggaggaggaagaggctgcTCCTGAGGGTGGAGAGGAAGCACAGGAGGGtgtagaggaagaggaggagcaggaagtggaAGTGGAAGAAAAACCAATAAAGTCTTACTTGAGAGAACAG GAATCAACTGAAGAACCTAAAATTCAAAACAAG GAGCCCACTGAAGACCCACCGAATTCAGTAGTCAGTGAGAGATCAAACCAGGCCAAGTCAACAAAGGATGTAGTAGCATCAGAGGAGGCTGAAGAGGTACCTGAGGATGATCATTTAGATTACAAGTCTATGACACTCAGAAATGACACAGAAGAGGACAATGAGGTAGCTGAGATACTACACTCAGAGGATAATGAG GTGAGCGAGAGAGGCAGGGccagggaggagagggaggagcgGGGCAAGCAGAACGGGAACGGAGGCCTGTATGAGGAGGAGGCGGCTCCTATACAGCACAGGAAACCTGAGAGGACCCTCAG TCGCGGCAGCGTACGTTCCCCCGAGGCGTCCGCCGGTGACGACCAGGACGACGCCGCTCGCCTGGAGGCAGAGCGCAAACTAGAGGAGCTGAAGCGGCGCCGTGACGACGCGGAGAGCGAGGAGTTTGAGAGGATGAggcagaggcagcaggaggCCGAAGCcgagctggaggagctgaagaggaagagggaggagaggaggaaggtgctggaggaggaggagagacagaagaagcaggaggaagCCGAGAGAAAAACCCgagaggag gaggagaagaggaagatgaaggaggagatTGAAAGGAGGAGAGCGGAGGCAGctgagaagagacagaaggtgGAGGACACTGTGGACGGGGAGGAGAGACCCTTCAAGTGCGTCAGCCCTCGAGGCTCCTCTCTGAAG ATCGGAGAGAGAGCAGAGTTCCTGAACAGGTCGGCACAGAAAAG cacagtgaagaCGTCTCATTCTCCTGTGGTGTCCAAGATAGACAACAGGCTGGAGCAGTACACCTCGGCTGCTCAG agagagaacagggagTCTCGATCCCCACGCTCTGGAGCAGTGGATCTGCCCATGGTCACCGACAGCATACGAAGCATCAAGAGCATGTGGGAGAAAGGCAATGTGTTCAGCTCACCTGGAAGTGGGGGGAGTACGTTCAAG gaagcagctgtgATGAAGACAGGCGTGGCAGGCCGCATCAACGACTGGCTGAATAAAACCCCGGAGAGCAGCAAGACGCCAGGAGGAAGGCCAGCG gacCTTAAGCCTGTTGATGTCACCAACAAGAGGAATCTATGGGAAAACAAAGGCGCCACTCCAACCAAG GTGACAGGCGGAGGGGAGACCAAATCAGTCGCCAACG GTATGGGACACTAA
- the cald1a gene encoding caldesmon 1a isoform X2, translated as MEEMDFERRRELRRQKREEMRLEAERLARNDDDEEEAARERRRRARQERLMSRESEEPSGQPDSVVMTNSHSVTETVSRSYGGDEDDQALQERMAKREERRQRRMKEALERQRQLDPTVTQDSDSVTTEKNNAEEERPSSWRRGRYRDNEDEEEKTEMYSSRREEKEPEESREEEEEAAPEGGEEAQEGVEEEEEQEVEVEEKPIKSYLREQESTEEPKIQNKEPTEDPPNSVVSERSNQAKSTKDVVASEEAEEVSERGRAREEREERGKQNGNGGLYEEEAAPIQHRKPERTLSRGSVRSPEASAGDDQDDAARLEAERKLEELKRRRDDAESEEFERMRQRQQEAEAELEELKRKREERRKVLEEEERQKKQEEAERKTREEEEKRKMKEEIERRRAEAAEKRQKVEDTVDGEERPFKCVSPRGSSLKIGERAEFLNRSAQKSTVKTSHSPVVSKIDNRLEQYTSAAQRENRESRSPRSGAVDLPMVTDSIRSIKSMWEKGNVFSSPGSGGSTFKEAAVMKTGVAGRINDWLNKTPESSKTPGGRPADLKPVDVTNKRNLWENKGATPTKVTGGGETKSVANGMGH; from the exons GTTGGCGaggaatgatgatgatgaggaggaggcggcCCGGGAGAGGAGGCGCAGGGCACGCCAGGAGAGGCTGATGAGCAGGGAGAGTGAGGAGCCCAGCGGTCAGCCAGACAGTGTGGTCATGACCAACAgccacag TGTGACAGAGACTGTGAGCAGGTCTtatggaggagatgaagatgaCCAAGCCCTGCAGGAGCGCATGGCCAAACGCGAGGAGAGACGGCAGAGACGCATGAAGGAGGCgctggagagacagaggcagctGGATCCCACAGTGACTCAGGACAGCGACAGCGTcaccacagagaaaaacaatgcagaagaggagaggccATCCTCCTGGCGTAGGGGTCGTTACCGTGAcaatgaggatgaagaggagaagacagagatgTACAGCtcgaggagagaggagaaggagccAGAGGAGtcaagagaggaggaggaagaggctgcTCCTGAGGGTGGAGAGGAAGCACAGGAGGGtgtagaggaagaggaggagcaggaagtggaAGTGGAAGAAAAACCAATAAAGTCTTACTTGAGAGAACAG GAATCAACTGAAGAACCTAAAATTCAAAACAAG GAGCCCACTGAAGACCCACCGAATTCAGTAGTCAGTGAGAGATCAAACCAGGCCAAGTCAACAAAGGATGTAGTAGCATCAGAGGAGGCTGAAGAG GTGAGCGAGAGAGGCAGGGccagggaggagagggaggagcgGGGCAAGCAGAACGGGAACGGAGGCCTGTATGAGGAGGAGGCGGCTCCTATACAGCACAGGAAACCTGAGAGGACCCTCAG TCGCGGCAGCGTACGTTCCCCCGAGGCGTCCGCCGGTGACGACCAGGACGACGCCGCTCGCCTGGAGGCAGAGCGCAAACTAGAGGAGCTGAAGCGGCGCCGTGACGACGCGGAGAGCGAGGAGTTTGAGAGGATGAggcagaggcagcaggaggCCGAAGCcgagctggaggagctgaagaggaagagggaggagaggaggaaggtgctggaggaggaggagagacagaagaagcaggaggaagCCGAGAGAAAAACCCgagaggag gaggagaagaggaagatgaaggaggagatTGAAAGGAGGAGAGCGGAGGCAGctgagaagagacagaaggtgGAGGACACTGTGGACGGGGAGGAGAGACCCTTCAAGTGCGTCAGCCCTCGAGGCTCCTCTCTGAAG ATCGGAGAGAGAGCAGAGTTCCTGAACAGGTCGGCACAGAAAAG cacagtgaagaCGTCTCATTCTCCTGTGGTGTCCAAGATAGACAACAGGCTGGAGCAGTACACCTCGGCTGCTCAG agagagaacagggagTCTCGATCCCCACGCTCTGGAGCAGTGGATCTGCCCATGGTCACCGACAGCATACGAAGCATCAAGAGCATGTGGGAGAAAGGCAATGTGTTCAGCTCACCTGGAAGTGGGGGGAGTACGTTCAAG gaagcagctgtgATGAAGACAGGCGTGGCAGGCCGCATCAACGACTGGCTGAATAAAACCCCGGAGAGCAGCAAGACGCCAGGAGGAAGGCCAGCG gacCTTAAGCCTGTTGATGTCACCAACAAGAGGAATCTATGGGAAAACAAAGGCGCCACTCCAACCAAG GTGACAGGCGGAGGGGAGACCAAATCAGTCGCCAACG GTATGGGACACTAA
- the cald1a gene encoding caldesmon 1a isoform X3, which yields MEEMDFERRRELRRQKREEMRLEAERLARNDDDEEEAARERRRRARQERLMSRESEEPSGQPDSVVMTNSHSVTETVSRSYGGDEDDQALQERMAKREERRQRRMKEALERQRQLDPTVTQDSDSVTTEKNNAEEERPSSWRRGRYRDNEDEEEKTEMYSSRREEKEPEESREEEEEAAPEGGEEAQEGVEEEEEQEVEVEEKPIKSYLREQESTEEPKIQNKVSERGRAREEREERGKQNGNGGLYEEEAAPIQHRKPERTLSRGSVRSPEASAGDDQDDAARLEAERKLEELKRRRDDAESEEFERMRQRQQEAEAELEELKRKREERRKVLEEEERQKKQEEAERKTREEEEKRKMKEEIERRRAEAAEKRQKVEDTVDGEERPFKCVSPRGSSLKIGERAEFLNRSAQKSTVKTSHSPVVSKIDNRLEQYTSAAQRENRESRSPRSGAVDLPMVTDSIRSIKSMWEKGNVFSSPGSGGSTFKEAAVMKTGVAGRINDWLNKTPESSKTPGGRPADLKPVDVTNKRNLWENKGATPTKVTGGGETKSVANGMGH from the exons GTTGGCGaggaatgatgatgatgaggaggaggcggcCCGGGAGAGGAGGCGCAGGGCACGCCAGGAGAGGCTGATGAGCAGGGAGAGTGAGGAGCCCAGCGGTCAGCCAGACAGTGTGGTCATGACCAACAgccacag TGTGACAGAGACTGTGAGCAGGTCTtatggaggagatgaagatgaCCAAGCCCTGCAGGAGCGCATGGCCAAACGCGAGGAGAGACGGCAGAGACGCATGAAGGAGGCgctggagagacagaggcagctGGATCCCACAGTGACTCAGGACAGCGACAGCGTcaccacagagaaaaacaatgcagaagaggagaggccATCCTCCTGGCGTAGGGGTCGTTACCGTGAcaatgaggatgaagaggagaagacagagatgTACAGCtcgaggagagaggagaaggagccAGAGGAGtcaagagaggaggaggaagaggctgcTCCTGAGGGTGGAGAGGAAGCACAGGAGGGtgtagaggaagaggaggagcaggaagtggaAGTGGAAGAAAAACCAATAAAGTCTTACTTGAGAGAACAG GAATCAACTGAAGAACCTAAAATTCAAAACAAG GTGAGCGAGAGAGGCAGGGccagggaggagagggaggagcgGGGCAAGCAGAACGGGAACGGAGGCCTGTATGAGGAGGAGGCGGCTCCTATACAGCACAGGAAACCTGAGAGGACCCTCAG TCGCGGCAGCGTACGTTCCCCCGAGGCGTCCGCCGGTGACGACCAGGACGACGCCGCTCGCCTGGAGGCAGAGCGCAAACTAGAGGAGCTGAAGCGGCGCCGTGACGACGCGGAGAGCGAGGAGTTTGAGAGGATGAggcagaggcagcaggaggCCGAAGCcgagctggaggagctgaagaggaagagggaggagaggaggaaggtgctggaggaggaggagagacagaagaagcaggaggaagCCGAGAGAAAAACCCgagaggag gaggagaagaggaagatgaaggaggagatTGAAAGGAGGAGAGCGGAGGCAGctgagaagagacagaaggtgGAGGACACTGTGGACGGGGAGGAGAGACCCTTCAAGTGCGTCAGCCCTCGAGGCTCCTCTCTGAAG ATCGGAGAGAGAGCAGAGTTCCTGAACAGGTCGGCACAGAAAAG cacagtgaagaCGTCTCATTCTCCTGTGGTGTCCAAGATAGACAACAGGCTGGAGCAGTACACCTCGGCTGCTCAG agagagaacagggagTCTCGATCCCCACGCTCTGGAGCAGTGGATCTGCCCATGGTCACCGACAGCATACGAAGCATCAAGAGCATGTGGGAGAAAGGCAATGTGTTCAGCTCACCTGGAAGTGGGGGGAGTACGTTCAAG gaagcagctgtgATGAAGACAGGCGTGGCAGGCCGCATCAACGACTGGCTGAATAAAACCCCGGAGAGCAGCAAGACGCCAGGAGGAAGGCCAGCG gacCTTAAGCCTGTTGATGTCACCAACAAGAGGAATCTATGGGAAAACAAAGGCGCCACTCCAACCAAG GTGACAGGCGGAGGGGAGACCAAATCAGTCGCCAACG GTATGGGACACTAA